In a genomic window of Ipomoea triloba cultivar NCNSP0323 chromosome 3, ASM357664v1:
- the LOC116011675 gene encoding probable inactive purple acid phosphatase 28 isoform X2: protein MESSQWIHSLFFLLLVIAALHLLHTLTLAPRLTVNHRNARLKKQPDLPLRFRSHDGTFKILQVADMHYGNGKVTRCRDVLETEFDNCSDLNSTSFLRKLIQLEKPDLVVFTGDNIFGTSATDAAESMFEVFGPVIESGLPWAAVLGNHDQESTMNREELMSFISLMDYSVSQTFPAVEDMFDPTKQKPMTNIDGFGNYNLRIWGAPGSYLSNSSIFNLYFLDSGDRAIVDGFRTYGWIKESQLSWLRSVSKRFQGQLLNDNHLADIPSFPILHPAVAFFHIPIPEIRQGPVKGVVGKYSEYIACSVVNSGVLKTLVSMGDVKAVFIGHDHKNDFCGNLDGIWFCYGGGFGYHGYGIAGWPRRARVILAELEKGEKTWMGVEKIKTWKRLDDEMLSKIDEQVLWDRQSSK, encoded by the exons ATGGAATCATCGCAGTGGATTCACTCTCTGTTTTTCCTCCTACTCGTCATCGCCGCTTTGCATCTCCTTCATACCCTCACTCTAGCCCCCAGGCTCACCGTTAATCACCGAAATGCTCGTCTCAAGAAGCAGCCTGACCTCCCTCTTCGTTTCCGCTCCCACGATGGCACTTTCAAGATCCTTCAG GTTGCGGATATGCACTATGGGAACGGCAAGGTGACGCGGTGCAGAGATGTGCTGGAGACTGAGTTCGACAATTGCTCCGATCTCAACTCGACCAGCTTCTTGAGGAAGCTCATACAGCTTGAAAAGCCCGATTTGGTTGTATTCACAG GTGATAACATTTTCGGGACAAGTGCTACTGATGCTGCAGAATCTATGTTTGAAGTTTTTGGTCCTGTTATAGAATCTGGACTTCCATGGGCAGCTGTTTTGGGAAACCATGACCAGGAATCCACAATGAATCGGGAAGAATTGATGTCTTTCATCTCCCTAATGGATTATTCTGTGTCACAGACCTTTCCAGCAGTTGAAGATATGTTTGATCCAACTAAACAAAAACCAATGACAAATATTGATGGATTTGGGAATTACAATCTCAGGATATGGGGAGCACCGGGTTCATACTTGTCAAACAGCAGCATTTTTAATCTCTATTTTCTTGATAGTGGAGATAGAGCTATTGTTGATGGGTTCAGAACATATGGATGGATAAAGGAGTCTCAGCTCAGTTGGCTTCGTAGTGTTTCTAAGAGATTTCAG GGACAACTGCTGAACGACAATCATTTAGCGGACATTCCTTCCTTCCCAATTCTGCACCCTGCAGTAGCATTCTTCCACATTCCTATTCCAGAAATCCGGCAAGGTCCTGTTAAAGGGGTTGTTGGCAAATATAGCGAATATATAGCATGTTCTGTAGTGAATTCTGGTGTTTTAAAGACTCTTGTTTCAATGGGGGATGTGAAGGCTGTTTTTATAGGTCATGACCACAAGAATGACTTTTGTGGAAACCTAGATGGCATATGGTTTTGTTATGGTGGAGGGTTTGGTTATCATGGTTATGGTATTGCTGGATGGCCAAGAAGAGCTAGGGTCATATTGGCTGAGCTTGAAAAGGGGGAAAAGACCTGGATGGGCGTGGAAAAGATCAAAACATGGAAGCGACTGGATGATGAGATGCTGAGCAAGATTGATGAGCAAGTCCTGTGGGACCGTCAGTCATCAAAATGA